The genomic interval GCGGCCATACAGCAAATCGTAAAATTTGAATCTTATTCGCACCAGCTGCTTGTAATGCTTCAATTTCTCCCTTACTAATATTTTCAATAGCCTCTGCGTAAAATTTCCCTAGCATTCCTGCCGAGTGTATTGCCATTGCCATTACCCCTGCAAAAGGACCTAATCCAACGGCCGCCACAAATACAAGTGCCACAATTAATTCTGGTATGGATCGAATCACATTTAAAATAAATCTGCAAGCTCGATAAATGGATGAATGCGGACTCATATTTTGTGCCGCTCCTATTCCTAACGGTATCGAAAGAATAATCGCAATTAAAGTTCCTGTAATAGACATTTGAATCGTAATCAGCATTGAAGAAACATATTGCCCGAAATTGGCCAAACTTGGTGGAAACATGGAAGAAATTATGTTCCACATATTTGGAAGTCCTTCCATTAGTTCAACTACATTCAACTTTACACCTATTGCACTCCAATAAATAACGGCCATAAATAGCAAAGTATAAATTAGAACTTTACTATTGCTTTTGAGTATTTTTTGGATAGTCGTTCTTTTCTTATCAATAGCTTGCAATTAATTCACCTACTTTCATTTCTTGTTCGCTGTTATTTTCATGTTGCTCATATAATTTGTACAACTGCTCTACCGAAATCAGCTGAGATAAAGCGTCAATTTTGATTACACCGTGATTTAAGCCAATGATTCGCTGGGCATATTCTTTTGCCAGCTCTACATGATGCAAGGTCATAATAAGAGTAAGATTTTCCTCCTCTTTTAAACGTTGCAGTAAATTCATAATCGAGTGAGCTGTTTTAGGGTCTAAACTTGCTACAGGTTCGTCAGCGAGAAGAATAGTTGGTTGTTGAATAAGTGATCTCGCAATGGCTACCCTCTGTCTTTGTCCGCCACTTAATTGGTCCACTCTTTTATGCCGATACTCATAAATACCAACTTTATTTAGATAATATTCGGCTAATTCACGATCTTCTTTACTGAATATTTTGAAAAATGATTTTACTGTCGAGGTATACGCAAGTCTGCCACAAAGGGCATTATCAAGAACCGTCATTCGATTTACTAGATTAAAATTTTGAAAGATAAAACCAATATTTTTCCGGAAGGCTTGTAATGATTTGGGTTGTGTTGGAATAGGTTGCCCATTAATCGTCAATACTCCTGACGTTGGTCGCTCAAAACCATTTAAACATCTTAACAAAGTAGATTTCCCAGCTCCACTAGGACCTAATAAAGCTATTATTTCACCATTAGAAATAGTTAGATTGATATCTTTCAGTACGGTTTCATTGTTAAAATTCTTTTTTAAGGTTTGAATGTTAATCATTCATATATTCCTCCAAAATTGATCTGTTATTCCATCTTGCTTAAATCAAGGTTTAATAACTTAGCTAATTCACGTAGCCCATCATACTCATTATCTTCTACACTAGTAAATCCTTGAGCTTCCTTAAAGGAGTCTAGAATTTCTGGAGCATTTTTATCCATCTCGATAAATGCTGTTCTTATTTTTTCAATCGTTTCTGCATCTAAAGCGCTGCGTGCTACAATAGGCTGAGTTGGAATTTTTTCAGATTCACCTAAAATAACTGTATTCTTTATCATCTCTTTTTGTTTCATATCTTCATATATGTTAACAGCCACAAAAGCTGCATCTACTTTGTTATTTTCTACAGCAAGCACAGATGCATCGTGTCCGCCACTATAAATAACTTCTTTTAAATCTTTATCTGGATCAATTCCATTGTCCAATAACCATTTTCTTGGAACTAAATTCCCAGAAGAAGACGCAGGGTCGACAAAAGCTACTGTTTTTCCCTTTAAATCTTTAATAGATTTAATGCTAGAATCATTTTGAGTAATAAGTAAGCTTGTATAGAACTTATCTCCCGTTTTTTTACTGATTTCAGCTACTAATGGTTCTACTTTCGTTTGGTCTGCTGCTAAAATATAAGAGAAAGCACCTAAGCGCGCAATATCAATTTTATCGTTTTTCATCGCTTCAATAACTGCTGTATAATCATTAGCTAAAAATAATTCAACGTTCATACCTGTTTCTTTTTCTAAATACTCTGCTACAGGTTCATACATTGCAGAAACATCTGCATTGTCATCTGTCGGAATAACTCCCATTTTGATAGTTTCTTGCTTTTCTGTATTAGCTTCATTAGTTTGACTACAAGCAGCAACACTTAATAAACAGATTACGGCTAAGATTGCAGTTACTATTTTTTTCATCATTTTACCTTCTCTCCTTGATCATTAAATATCGACATAAGAACGGTTATAACATCTTCCTTTGTTAACGCGATAGGATTATTATCTATCCGCCCTTTAGTAAAAGCATTTTCAGCTATAGATTCAATAATTTTCGGACTAGCATTGTAATCTTTAAGATTACTTGAGAAGCCAACACATTCATAAATATGCTCAATAAACTGTTGAACTTCTTTACAATGATTTACACCGAATGCTTCAAATAATTGATCTTTCTCAATAATTTTCTCAAGATTTAATTCCATTATTTTAGCTAGGGTTAAGCTTGCCGCTACACCGTGATCTATTCCAAGATTCAAAGTAAGAGGATAAGAAATGGAATGGCATGCCGTCGTCCTTGTATTGCTAAAAGCTAATCCAGCATATAAACTTCCTAAAGCAATTTCATTTCTTAATTGAATATCATTAGGTCGATTTAATACTTTTTCCAAGCTGCCTACAATACGTTTTATTGCTTCTAGAGAATATACCCTTGATATTTCATTAGAGTTCTTGGACCAGTAAGCCTCTGTAGCATGACATAAAGCGTCAAGTGCTGTTGAAGCTGTTAATTTTTTCGGTAATGTTGTTGTAAGAGCAGAATCGATAATAGCGGTATGTGCATACAACTTTTCACAATCTATTGATAATTTCACTCCTCTAGCTCGATCCCAAATAGTAGCCCAGCAAGTAACTTCTGAACCTGTGCCTGATGTAGTCGGTACTCCAATCCATGGCACGATGTTTTCGTTTTCTACATAGCTTTTTTGCTCAATCACTGCTCGAAGTGTAGTAGTAGAATCAATCTCCATATGAGTTAATGCGGACAAAGATTTCGAAAGATCTAAAATACTCCCTCCGCCAACACCGATGATGCATTGGAAGTCAAAGTTTTTAGTTTCTAAATAATAATGAAATAAATCTTCGATATCAGGATTAGAAATTTCTATTCCGATATGTTTAACGTTAAATCTTTCAAGACACTTAACTAAGGTATAAGCAGGTAGAGAATCTGAGAAATCTCCACCTCGGGTAAGAAGCACAATATTCTTCACTTGATCACTAATATTTTCCAACATATTTCCAATTACATCGATACTATCTATTACTACCTTTACTGGATTATAGAAGTTTCCCATTGTCCCATTTCCCTTCTTTTTGTATATTCGTGAGGATAAACCCCTTGTTGCAATAAATCATTTAGTCTTTCAATGGATTCAGGTAACTCCTTAATTGAATTAATGACGAAATGAGCACCAGCTTGATAGAATTTCGTTCTAGCTGCTTCCATACTCATGAAAAGATCAGTTTGATTCATGTAATTTATTTCTCTCTCACTAAACCCATGCAAGCTGCTTCCTAAAATGACTCCAACACTCCACATCCCTGCCTGTATGCCTTCTTGAATATCAGATACTGTATCGCCTACTTTAATCATTTTTTGCATCCCATTAATGTCTAACTGGATCGCATTTTCATAACACATGTAAGGAAATGGGCGCCCTTTGCCGACTGTCTCTGACGTAATCCTAATATCCGGTTTATACCCGTGTTCGGCTGCCTCTTCAGCTACAATATCCAACATTTCTTTCGTATAGCCACTCGTCGATCCTATTTTAATCCCTTGTTTACGTAGCTTATCTACTACATCAATTATTCCTTCGATTGGTTTTGCAAATGATCTAAGGTTAGAGAGTAAAATAGGTTCGAATCTCAAATACAGCTCATCTATATCCTCTTTCCCTGGATATTTGTCGTATTTTGCTCTCCATTGCGTTTTTACGCTATGTAATTGGCATAGTTCATAAATATGATCCCACTTATTCATCCCCATCGGCCCTCTAACCTCTTCAGAAGTGACGACAATTTCCCTTTCTTTAAAGATTTCTACAAATACATTCATTGGAGCTAAACAACCATAATCTACCGTTGTTCCTGCCCAATCAAAAATAACTGCTTCAATTTTTTCACTCAATAGCTTCACCCACTTTGTTATTGTTTTATGCTTCATAATGCAAGGTTAATCCGTTTTTTGCAGTTTTACAATGGTATTTACGCTTTATTCATATAACATTAACGTTTTTTACATAGAAAACATGGACTTTTCACTTTACAAACTGCTCTTTTTTGCTTTATTTTGCTTTTTTATAATAAATGTTAATATTTAAGAAAGGAATAATAACTATTTTTATCAAATGAATATAAATCGGAGGAAAGAAATTTGTTACAAGAACATCGGCATCAAAAAATTGAGTCTTTTTTAAAACAACACAAAGCTGTAAAAGCTGCTGAACTTGCATCATTATTAAATGTCTCTATAGATACTGTTCGCAGGGATTTAGAAACACTTGAGAAAAAAGGAACAGTAAAAAGAGTTCATGGAGGCGCTATTTTAAAACAAAATAATAATAATGTTTTAAATAAACTTTTTAATGAAAGAGAAGTCAAAAATTTAGAAAACAAACAAGAAGTTGCTGCATTAGCAGTTGAATTGATTGAAGAAGGACAAGCAATTGCTCTCAACGGCGGGACAACTACAATTGAGATAGCAAAAGTATTAGTAGAAAAATTTCAGAGATTAACGATTATTACAAATGATATTCGTATTTTAAGTATTCTTGGAGCTAATAAACATTTCAACGTTATCCTTTCTGGTGGTTTTTTTAATCCAGAAGAGTACACCCTATACGGAAAACAATGTGAAGAAATTCTTGCCAATTTTAATATTGATATCGCTTTTATTACTGTAAATGGATTATCACTTGAAAACGGTTTAACAGATTTTAGAATTCACGAAGTAGGCGTTATCCAAACGATTCTCTCACGAACAAAATATAAAGTTGTAGTAGCAGATTCATCAAAATTTGAAACATCCTCTTATATTAATGTTTGTCCATTAAAGGAAATTGATCTTATCGTTACGGATCGTTCAATCCCTTCAAATATAGTAGAAGATTATAACAAGGCTAATATTCGAATCCTTTCCCCGCACTAAATTACGTAGCACCTATGTCAGGCGCATGAAAAAAGCAGCCAGATGTTTAACCTGACTGCTTTTTGATACTTATAATATTGGCGATAATAATCTCGATAACGATTCCTTCATACGGATTTTTTTAGAACGTTTTTCATACAATTCCCTCGTTAACTCTGTGGACACTTCGATATCTTTATAAAAAACGTCGGTCAGCGTCTGGGCAATACTTTCATCATAAATGAAGGCATTGACTTCAAAATTCAATTTAAAGCTTCTTACATCAATATTGGCTGTGCCAACCGATGAAACTTCTTCATCTACTACAATCATTTTGGCATGAATAAAACCGTTATCGTAAATATATACTTGTGCTCCAGTCTTTAATAATTCCCCTGCATAATATGTCGTCGCCCAATATACAAACACATGATCTGGCTTATTCGGAATCATAAGCTTCACGCTAATTCCTGAAAGGCTCGCAATTCTTAGTGCATCTAACAAGCTGGAATCTGGAATAAAGTATGGCGTTTGAATCAAAATCGACTTTTTCGCCGATGTAATTAATTTAATATAACCGTTTTTAATTTGTTCCCATTCTGAGTCTGGGCCGCTTGTGACAATTTGTAAACCGATAGAGCCATTTGGTTCAAGCACAGGAAAATAATTTGGTTGATACACAATATCATGATGTTTAGACGCTTGATTCCAATCGAGAATAAACCGAGTTTGAATCGCATATACCGCTGAACCCTCTATCCGTAAATGGGTATCACGCCAGTAGCCGAATTTTTGAACTAATCCTAAATACTCATCCCCTACATTAAAGCCTCCCACATAGCCAATTTTCCCATCAATAATGACTAATTTCCGGTGATTACGAAAATTAAGACGCGGATTAAAAAACTTTACTTTAGACGGAAAGAACACTTCCACTCGTCCACCGGCTTCGCGGAACTCTTTAAAAAACTTCTTCTTCAACGTTCGTGATCCCAAATCATCATATAATACACGAACTTTAACCCCTTCTTTAACCTTAGCTGTTAACGCTTCAATAAACCGCTTCCCTAAGCAATCATTTTGAATAATATAATACTGAATATGTATATGATTTTTCGCTTGCGCAATATCTTTAAACAATTGCTCGAACTTTTGCTTACCATCCGTAAAAATTGAAACTTCATTATCTTCCGTTAACACGGCATCATTTGTCCATAAATGCATATAAATTAAATCGCGATAGTCTCTAGTTGAATCATTCCTAAATAAAAACTGATTATTTGTCAAGCCCGTTAACTGTTGATCTAAAATCTTTTCAATTCCAATTTTCTTCTTATCCTCCCAATAAAATAAATGGGAACGGCGTAATGTGCGTCCAAATAAAAGGTAAAGAACAAAGCCAGCAACAGGTAAAAAATATAACACTAATAACCAAGCCCATGTTGTACTCGGCTCTCTTCTTTCAATAAAAATAACAATCGTCGCAAACAAAAGATTTAAAATGAGAATTAAAATAAGGAAAATCGATGTAATTGACATAGTAAAATCCTCACAAACAAGTTTTATCTTCTCTGTTAAGGATAACATTCATTCTTTATTAAAAAAAGGAATAAACGTCGTTTCATAAGGACCATTTCACTAAAAGAAAATAAGAGGCCCTCCAAAAACATGAAAAGCCTCTTTTTATAACAGCAAAAAATCAGGTGACTCCATTATTGCTCACACAATATCGAGCCATATTTTTATTGCTGTCGCGGAAATTAAGAGCGCAAGGAGCACTTGCAAAACCTTTGTATTCATTTTTTTACCTGCTTTTGCACCAAGCGGAGAGGCAAGTAAGCTTGCAATAATCATAATAACAGCTGGATATAAATCCACTTGTCCGGTAGATACTTTACCAACTGTTGAGCCAATAGATGAAATAAACGTAATCGCTAAGGAAGAAGCAATCGTCATCCTTGTCGGAATTTTTAACACGGTCAACATAATCGGCACAAGTAAGAAAGAACCTGCGGCACCGACAATTCCTGAACCAATTCCAACAATAAACGCCAATCCTGTTGCTAGCCATTTATTAAATGTAACTTGATCAAATGATTGGTCGTCTATATTCTTCTTCGGTATAAACATCATGACAGCAGCAATCAAGGCAAGAATGCCATAAATGACGTTAATCCCCGATTCGGACATCCAGCGTGATCCATAGCTTCCAATGAAGCTTCCTAATAAAATACTAATTCCCATATAGCCGATGAGTGTTTTATTTAAATAGCCGCCTTTTCGATAAACCCAAACACCGCCAATCGTGGCAAACAATACTTGTACGGCACTAATACCGGATACTTCATGGGCGCTAAATGCTGCAATGCCAAATAGAGGAGGAATATAGAGCAGCATCGGATACTTAATGATGGACCCGCCGATTCCAACCATCCCTGAAAGATAGGAGCCGATAAATCCAATTAGAAAAATAACAATCATAAATCCTATATCCATTTTAAACTCTCCCTTTAAGAAAAGGGACCAAATAAGGGCCCCTTTTCAAATTGATTCTGTAACCGACAATAAGGTTTACAGAGTAAAGGTTGTTTTTTATCCCACACTTAACGGGCAGTAAGACCCCCACCTCAAGCTTATGAGGAACCAAAGAAGAGAGGTGGGGGACAACTGCCCGTAAAGGTCCGATTCGTTCAACTAACCATCAGTGGGGGATGAAGGAACCCCCCACTGATGGAAGTTTCACTTTATCTTACAGCACAGCGATTAGGGCCAATCTCCATTTCTCTTTGCTCTTCTTCATCCGGTGTAATTTTCCCCATATTGACTTCACGAATTTGTTGATACGCATTTGGTTGTGGTGGAAGATTCTCCGATACAACGCTTCGGAATATTGCTTCATCTTCAATATTTAATCCATGATTTTCAGCAAATAGTTTGCCTAACTTCTCAGAAACCGTACCATCTTCATTAAGCTCGCTCACAATCATGAAATGAGCTGGTAGAACAAGTAACTCATCCGATAGTGCACGGTAACGTTTATATAATGTTTCACGTAAATCCCCCACCCAATCGTCTGCTAAGCCTGCTAAATCAGGACGACCAATCGAATCAATGAAAAGGATATCTCCTGATAATAAATATGTGTTATCGACTACAAAGGAAGTAGAACCAATTGTATGCCCTGGAGAGTATAGTGCTTCAATTGAAATAGCTGTACTTCCAATCATTACTTCATGGCCGCCTTCAAGCTTGTTATAGTCAAACGTTACCTCAGCCGCATCTTTTGGAGGTAACCAATAATTCGCACCTGTTTCTTTCGCAATGACTCGGCCGCCAGAAATATGGTCTGCATGTAAATGTGTGTCAAATACATGCTTAATAGTTGCTTGTTTTTCTTTAGCAAAATGAAGGAACACATCCGTCATTCTTGTCGCATCAATCACAGCAGCTTCACCATCTGAAATGACCATATAAGAAAGACAGCCTTTTCCAATACGAACGAATTGATAAATCTCGCCACCGTCTTTTAAATCCCCAACCCGCACCGGTTCTAAATGTTCACTCCACGCTTTCATACCACCCTGTAAATAGCTAACATCTCGCCCAGCTTCAGAAAGCATGTCAGCTACCATAACCGAAGATCCTTCTTTGGCACAAACAACTAGAATGTCTTGATCAGTCGGAAGCTTCGGCAGTAATTCTTCTACTCCGTCTAATAAGTCAAAGTAAGGAATATTTAAATGTGCGAAATTAGCTCCTTCCACTTTCCAATCTTCAAAATCACTTGCATTTCGTACATCTAAAATAAAAAGTGGCTCTTTATTAAAAATCTTTTTCGTTACTTCCTTAGCTGTCATTGGTTGATAAGTCATCTAATATACCCCCTATAGTATTTAAAAATGCATTTTTTTACTACTCCCATTAACTAGGAGTAGTCATTTATCTCAGGTTAACAGCAAGTCAATCTCCTCAATGAGTAAAGCTTTCCTTTATGCTTTATAACGATTCCGTTGCCCCCGTCCATTGACTCATTCCAGGCACGACATTTATAACATTGTGAAAGCCTTGTTTCGCTAATTGTTGAGCCGCCAAATCACTTCGGTTTCCGGTACGACATACCACATAAATTTCAGCCTCTTTATTTAAAGAAGATGCTTCTTTTTCTAAATCTCCTAGCGGAATAGATACAGCACCAGGTATATGAGTAAATGCATACTCTGCTGCTTCACGAACATCTACAATAATGACGGAAGAATCATGTAACTTCTCAGCCAACCCTTCATTTGAAATTACATAAGGATGTTTTTTCTCTGTTTCTTCTTCTCCGTTAGACTTACGTAAATAATGCTTTAATACTGAACCTTCTTCAATGATTCCAATATATTGATGCCCGCTGCTAGCAGCCCAAGCCTGTAAATCTGCTTTAGATCCTTTATCTGTCGCTAGCACTTCTAAAACTTGTCCTGGTTCCATCGCATTCATCGCTTTTTTCGTTTTCACGATGGGCATTGGACAAGCTAATCCGGTTGCATCAAGTGTTACATTTGTTTGAATAGCCATTTCAAGCCTCCTATTATACCTATATGGGTATATTTTAAATTAAAATTTTTTATTTCATACTTCATAAGCAATCACCCATGCATGACCGATGGAAATTTCACTTTATTCTACATCTCCGTCCCAAGCAAGCATGCCGCCATCCATGTTTATCACCTTAAATCCTTGGTGTTCTAGAAATAATGCAGCTTGAGCACTGCGTCCACCCGAACGACAAACCATAATATATTCTTTCACTTTATCTAAATCTTGAAGACGAAATTCTAATAAACCAAGGGGAATATGAAGAGCTGTAGGAATTTTTCCCTCTGCCACTTCCGTTGCTTCACGTACATCAATTAAATGTAGTTGTTCCCCTTTTTCTAAAAGAGACTTCACTTCTTCCGCTGAAATAGTTTTCATTATACTCCTCCTCATTTAAATAAATAAATTGACATGTCCCTCTTCCGCATCGGCTAAATAGGCAGCTACTCCTGCATACTCAATGCCTTCTAACAATTCTTCTTGCTGTAAGCCAAGCAAATCCATCGTCATCGTACAAGCTACTAACTTGACGTCTTGCTCCTGAGCCATTTCAATTAATTGTGGTAAAGTCATCGTGTTATGCTTTGCCATTACATGTTTAATCATTTTTGGACCGAATCCTGCAAAATTCATTTTAGAGATGCCCATTTTATCTGCCCCACGCGGCATCATTTTTGCAAATATCTTTTCAATAAATCCTTTATTTACTTTCACTTCTTCCTCTTTACGAAGCGCGTTCAATCCCCAAAATGTATGAAAAATTGTCACTTCATGATCATAAGCCGCTGCTCCATTCGCAATAATATAAGCTGCCATCGCTTTGTCGTAATCTCCACTAAACAAGACAATCGTTGTTTTTTTCTTTTCAGTCACTTGTTTACCCCCTTATTATACATACACCCCTATCGGTATATTAAAACGTAAAAAAAATTAACGCTTTTTAATTAAAAATTGAATTACATCATTCTCTTCTGTTACTTCTATTAATTCGTGACCCGTTGATTTAGTCCAAGCTGCAAAGTCATTTTTTGATCCTTTATCCGTTGTATGCACTTCAAGAATTTCTCCTTCTTCTAACTCTTGAATCGCTTTTTTTGCTCGAACAATTGGCATTGGACATGCTAAACTTTTTGCATCTAAAAATTTATCTACTTTCATGTTTCATTCCTCCAAACGTTATTTTATACCCTATAGGGTATATTATATATAAAATAAAAAAGGTTGCAAGCCTTTTTTTATTTTATCTACTTTTCACAAGTAGATTTACTGCCTCTTTGACAAGCTCTTCAGGATTTTTATCACCTGTTTCATTTGCCATACGAACACATTCCACAAGATTAGAACTAACAATTACACCAATTGTACGATCGATTGCAGAACGTGTGGCTGAAAGCTGTGTTACAACATCTTTACAGTCTTTATTCTCTTCCATCATTTTCAGAATACCGCGAAGCTGACCTTCAATTCGCTTGACTCGATTTTTCACTTGAGCATCATATTCCATACGTAACGGCCTCCTTTACTGCTTGTATGTAGGTTACCCTATTATACAGGCTCATTATGAAAGAAAACTACTACACTCAATATATACCCTTGTAGGTATGTTGTCAACGTTCAAAGTTTTAATTATGTTTTAGTTTTTACCGATTTTCCGAACGAGAAAGCCCATTACGGTGTGAGTCACACCCCCTTTAGGGATGGGATGAGAGTGAGATCGAACCGGGCGTGTTTTATGACACGTCAGAGGTTCGATTTTTTTTATAGGATATACTCTTGTATTAAGAACAAACGTTCTGATATAATGAGTGTAAGTAAAAGAGAAAGGAGGCAAAACGATTTGTTTGTCACTCATTCCTTTCAAATTCCTTATGATCGAAACATATACAAAGAATTAAGAACGATGCAACGAGAAGCAGCCTCCGTTTGGAACGATATCGTGCGGGAAGCTACTTCCTATTATTTTGCTTGCAAAAAGTGGGTAAGTAAAACAGAGATTCAAGCCATTCGAAAACAAACCTACAACCTTCATTCGCAAACGGTTCAAGCCATTGCAGATAAATATGCGGCAAACCGTGAAACGATTCGACAGCTGAGAAAAACGGATAAAAAAGCCAAATATCCGTGGCGAAGAAAATATTATTATTGTATCCCCTTAAAAAAAGCTTCTATGGACATTTCAAC from Peribacillus asahii carries:
- the phnE gene encoding phosphonate ABC transporter, permease protein PhnE; protein product: MQAIDKKRTTIQKILKSNSKVLIYTLLFMAVIYWSAIGVKLNVVELMEGLPNMWNIISSMFPPSLANFGQYVSSMLITIQMSITGTLIAIILSIPLGIGAAQNMSPHSSIYRACRFILNVIRSIPELIVALVFVAAVGLGPFAGVMAMAIHSAGMLGKFYAEAIENISKGEIEALQAAGANKIQILRFAVWPQILPEFIGVSLYRWEINVRAATVLGLVGAGGIGFDLLSTQRLFKYEETATIIILILVTVVIMDRLCASIRSRII
- the phnC gene encoding phosphonate ABC transporter ATP-binding protein, whose amino-acid sequence is MINIQTLKKNFNNETVLKDINLTISNGEIIALLGPSGAGKSTLLRCLNGFERPTSGVLTINGQPIPTQPKSLQAFRKNIGFIFQNFNLVNRMTVLDNALCGRLAYTSTVKSFFKIFSKEDRELAEYYLNKVGIYEYRHKRVDQLSGGQRQRVAIARSLIQQPTILLADEPVASLDPKTAHSIMNLLQRLKEEENLTLIMTLHHVELAKEYAQRIIGLNHGVIKIDALSQLISVEQLYKLYEQHENNSEQEMKVGELIASY
- the phnD gene encoding phosphonate ABC transporter substrate-binding protein gives rise to the protein MMKKIVTAILAVICLLSVAACSQTNEANTEKQETIKMGVIPTDDNADVSAMYEPVAEYLEKETGMNVELFLANDYTAVIEAMKNDKIDIARLGAFSYILAADQTKVEPLVAEISKKTGDKFYTSLLITQNDSSIKSIKDLKGKTVAFVDPASSSGNLVPRKWLLDNGIDPDKDLKEVIYSGGHDASVLAVENNKVDAAFVAVNIYEDMKQKEMIKNTVILGESEKIPTQPIVARSALDAETIEKIRTAFIEMDKNAPEILDSFKEAQGFTSVEDNEYDGLRELAKLLNLDLSKME
- a CDS encoding phosphonoacetaldehyde reductase, yielding MGNFYNPVKVVIDSIDVIGNMLENISDQVKNIVLLTRGGDFSDSLPAYTLVKCLERFNVKHIGIEISNPDIEDLFHYYLETKNFDFQCIIGVGGGSILDLSKSLSALTHMEIDSTTTLRAVIEQKSYVENENIVPWIGVPTTSGTGSEVTCWATIWDRARGVKLSIDCEKLYAHTAIIDSALTTTLPKKLTASTALDALCHATEAYWSKNSNEISRVYSLEAIKRIVGSLEKVLNRPNDIQLRNEIALGSLYAGLAFSNTRTTACHSISYPLTLNLGIDHGVAASLTLAKIMELNLEKIIEKDQLFEAFGVNHCKEVQQFIEHIYECVGFSSNLKDYNASPKIIESIAENAFTKGRIDNNPIALTKEDVITVLMSIFNDQGEKVK
- a CDS encoding DeoR/GlpR family DNA-binding transcription regulator; protein product: MLQEHRHQKIESFLKQHKAVKAAELASLLNVSIDTVRRDLETLEKKGTVKRVHGGAILKQNNNNVLNKLFNEREVKNLENKQEVAALAVELIEEGQAIALNGGTTTIEIAKVLVEKFQRLTIITNDIRILSILGANKHFNVILSGGFFNPEEYTLYGKQCEEILANFNIDIAFITVNGLSLENGLTDFRIHEVGVIQTILSRTKYKVVVADSSKFETSSYINVCPLKEIDLIVTDRSIPSNIVEDYNKANIRILSPH
- the cls gene encoding cardiolipin synthase; this translates as MSITSIFLILILILNLLFATIVIFIERREPSTTWAWLLVLYFLPVAGFVLYLLFGRTLRRSHLFYWEDKKKIGIEKILDQQLTGLTNNQFLFRNDSTRDYRDLIYMHLWTNDAVLTEDNEVSIFTDGKQKFEQLFKDIAQAKNHIHIQYYIIQNDCLGKRFIEALTAKVKEGVKVRVLYDDLGSRTLKKKFFKEFREAGGRVEVFFPSKVKFFNPRLNFRNHRKLVIIDGKIGYVGGFNVGDEYLGLVQKFGYWRDTHLRIEGSAVYAIQTRFILDWNQASKHHDIVYQPNYFPVLEPNGSIGLQIVTSGPDSEWEQIKNGYIKLITSAKKSILIQTPYFIPDSSLLDALRIASLSGISVKLMIPNKPDHVFVYWATTYYAGELLKTGAQVYIYDNGFIHAKMIVVDEEVSSVGTANIDVRSFKLNFEVNAFIYDESIAQTLTDVFYKDIEVSTELTRELYEKRSKKIRMKESLSRLLSPIL
- a CDS encoding sulfite exporter TauE/SafE family protein, with protein sequence MDIGFMIVIFLIGFIGSYLSGMVGIGGSIIKYPMLLYIPPLFGIAAFSAHEVSGISAVQVLFATIGGVWVYRKGGYLNKTLIGYMGISILLGSFIGSYGSRWMSESGINVIYGILALIAAVMMFIPKKNIDDQSFDQVTFNKWLATGLAFIVGIGSGIVGAAGSFLLVPIMLTVLKIPTRMTIASSLAITFISSIGSTVGKVSTGQVDLYPAVIMIIASLLASPLGAKAGKKMNTKVLQVLLALLISATAIKIWLDIV
- a CDS encoding MBL fold metallo-hydrolase codes for the protein MTYQPMTAKEVTKKIFNKEPLFILDVRNASDFEDWKVEGANFAHLNIPYFDLLDGVEELLPKLPTDQDILVVCAKEGSSVMVADMLSEAGRDVSYLQGGMKAWSEHLEPVRVGDLKDGGEIYQFVRIGKGCLSYMVISDGEAAVIDATRMTDVFLHFAKEKQATIKHVFDTHLHADHISGGRVIAKETGANYWLPPKDAAEVTFDYNKLEGGHEVMIGSTAISIEALYSPGHTIGSTSFVVDNTYLLSGDILFIDSIGRPDLAGLADDWVGDLRETLYKRYRALSDELLVLPAHFMIVSELNEDGTVSEKLGKLFAENHGLNIEDEAIFRSVVSENLPPQPNAYQQIREVNMGKITPDEEEQREMEIGPNRCAVR
- a CDS encoding sulfurtransferase TusA family protein translates to MAIQTNVTLDATGLACPMPIVKTKKAMNAMEPGQVLEVLATDKGSKADLQAWAASSGHQYIGIIEEGSVLKHYLRKSNGEEETEKKHPYVISNEGLAEKLHDSSVIIVDVREAAEYAFTHIPGAVSIPLGDLEKEASSLNKEAEIYVVCRTGNRSDLAAQQLAKQGFHNVINVVPGMSQWTGATESL
- a CDS encoding rhodanese-like domain-containing protein, encoding MKTISAEEVKSLLEKGEQLHLIDVREATEVAEGKIPTALHIPLGLLEFRLQDLDKVKEYIMVCRSGGRSAQAALFLEHQGFKVINMDGGMLAWDGDVE
- a CDS encoding DsrE/DsrF/DrsH-like family protein; protein product: MTEKKKTTIVLFSGDYDKAMAAYIIANGAAAYDHEVTIFHTFWGLNALRKEEEVKVNKGFIEKIFAKMMPRGADKMGISKMNFAGFGPKMIKHVMAKHNTMTLPQLIEMAQEQDVKLVACTMTMDLLGLQQEELLEGIEYAGVAAYLADAEEGHVNLFI
- a CDS encoding sulfurtransferase TusA family protein is translated as MKVDKFLDAKSLACPMPIVRAKKAIQELEEGEILEVHTTDKGSKNDFAAWTKSTGHELIEVTEENDVIQFLIKKR